From the Garra rufa chromosome 23, GarRuf1.0, whole genome shotgun sequence genome, the window ACTGCAAACTAATAATAAATTGTGCTCAGTAATGAAAAGCAACAAATCATGGATAAATCATTCATGTAGAGATAACTGTAGGTTCATTTGGATTCCAGAAACTGTGCAAATGTCATTTGAGGTATCAGATCTGCAGATAAATGATACTGGCACTTACAAATGTGTTGTGACAAGATCCATTCCACCTCCGTCTGTGCTTTTGAGGGAAGAAAGAACAGTTGTCCAAGTGATTGGTAAGTCACTACTAACAGAAATCACAATGGCAAGTGTTTTGAGTGCAAATATTGTATAATAATGTTAAATGTATAGTATGTGCTCTTGATaaatgaccacaaaaccagtcataattttttttaaagctgaataaataacatttccattgatgtatggtttgaaaatctggaatctgagggtgcaaaacaatcaattttacaaatgatctttacttaatatcctaatgattttggcataaaagaaaaagaatcattttgacccatacaatgtatttttggctattgctacaaatttacctgtgctacttaagactggatttgtggtccatggtcacaaatgagCATTTTATTATAACTGTCTTATATTTCTTATAGCACCACCCATTGTGTCTGTGTCACATGGAAGATCATTGGGTGAATTTCCCACGGTCGTGTGCCACTCTGAGGGGTTTTACCCTTCTGCTCTAGAGCAGATGTGGATGAGAAATGGAGAATTTCAGAACGCCTCTCTCACATACAGCATTAACAAAACTAACCCAGATGGATCATTCACCATCCACTCATATCTGAATATAACTGACTGTGTGAACTACTACTGTTGGGTAAACCACTCAACCCTGAGCCAACCAATAATACGCCAGTTGAGTCCTGACTGTTACGGGAACAGAGGTAGgcctattcattttttttattaaccttattcttcaatgtggaagtaagcctatgggcaagacttctggttcattagggaaataacgagaagaattaCCACGTGCCGTAAACAGTTAAAccataattaagacaatacattcaaataatatggtaagacacaccaatttgcaaaatcaagcagcaaaacaagcccctttgtacagctaaaaatagctggacacagataaaagccagacccataacattTAGAAATTGCCGCACCCACTCTTACGGGGAAACAGTGTGTCTCATGAAGGTTCTGTTACCAAATTAaaacacacactgtaaaaaatgcttttcttacttagatttgttgtcttgtttccacacaaaatatcttaaaattcttaaatcaagaaggattttctatattttctaaaattaagtgtgtttttgcttaattttggcataatctgccaatggggtaagaaaaagattaaaaaaaaaaaaaaaaaagctaagatTTTTTTGCctgcattggcagattattttgcttgttctaagcaaaaactcttgctttttctgaaagcaagaaaagtaattttatttgtctagaaaatccttgatttagattttttttgatattttggctgaaaacaagacaaaaaatctaagtaaaaaaagcattttttgcagagctgtCAGTTTCGTTGTGTAATTCTTCTCAATAACCTTCTTTTATAGGTAAAAATATATGGATAGTTCTGGTCACCTCTGCGCTGCTGATTCTCACCATACTGATAATCACGATTGTATGTGAGCGTTCCAGTAAGTTTAACATTTGATCTTTAACACACCATGGGCCAGATTTACTGACAGCTTACACCAGCACAAAGCCTTCTTTTGaagttaaaatagtactgtcaggatttactaaagacgtCCAGTGAAGAATTAGTGCTGaaatttacacatttatttttgtGGAGTTTCTCTTTCAAACACAGAATTTATAAGAAGAGAGCATTAAAATGAATGCAATGCAATTTACTAATCTTTGCGCATGTTAAACTACTGGTATCTGTGCCATTATTTAACACCCAAAAAAGTCTTAAAGCAGGCGGTAATTtgcactgctcttggtagattgtgcTGGTCATTATGGAGATGTTGCGTCTGTTCTTTAATGTgtgcattgtcagtaaatcacacacTGAATTTTCCCCTCCTATTGGTGCCTTTATGGAATTGTGGTCTAAtgtttgccctgtttagtaaatctggcccaaggttttttttaattaaaacaccAGTAACCAagcccttacgaaaattaactaTGGTTTTAATAAAAGTGTAACCATGTTTTTTGCCGctttgattaccatttgtataaccataattttactacaaataccatggttaaactatggttagtgtagcaaagcCATGGTTAATTTATGGTTACTatggttattattatttgtagtaaaaccatggatAATTTTCGTAAGGGAAGTTAtacacaatgccatagaagaacctttttttgtctaaatggttccataaagaacctttctgtttcacaaaaggttctttgttgtAAAAgagggttcttcagattattaaaaaggtaagaaagaaatggttctttgaccaaatggttctttgtggaaccaaaaatggttcttctatggcatcgccatcacctttatttttaagagtgtaaggaaAGTTTACCATGGTAGAATAATGTTGTTGAAATCTAACAAAGAAACACAAATACTATAATAATCAGAAAACCGCTGATCAAGTCTTTATTCTCATGTTCATCCAGGAAGAGCACATCACAGGTCTCCTGTAAGAGTGAATGTCACACCTAGGCCTGATCTTGATTCTCATCTGCAGTATGAAATATATTCAATGTTGGGTGACCATCGTCCAGTCCCATGCAGCCCTGTCGAAGTTCGCTCATCTCCACAATAAACACCAAATAAGGACATTTTACATTGATAAATATCCACTAACCTGACCAACTTTTATATGTAATACAGTTGTTTATAGAGTTGAATAATTTATATGTGATTAGTTAACCCTTCCATAACATTTTGTTGACTGTATATATGGATATACGGCTAAATATATGACacataccaaaaaataaataaacattacacCTGTGTTCTTTGCTAGCTTTAGCAATTAAAAACCAGTGAAATTCCTTGCAGTGTAGTTTTCTTTCCTGTGTTGGCTTATTAACTATTTAATCCAATAAATAAGTCCTTTATTTATATCACATGTACAGTCTTTGTGTCACTGTGTGGTTAAAATAGCCAACCGCTTTATTACTTTCTCAGTTCAGCTGCCCAGTCAGAGCATGAAGATCTTGTTCTAGAAGTAGTCTTGTTTGAGACAAATACAACAAACAAGGTCTACAGGACATTCACTATATGAATTCCTACACTGTAAAACATTTCAAGTTGGTTAAACTTAAAAAACGAAAGTTCACCTGCTGCCTTAAGAATATAATACTATTTGTTTCAACTCAAGAAGTTACGTTTTACAATTTATTAAACTAATGGTAATTTGTTGTTTCAACTTGATGCAAAATGTCCAGGATTCAGCTTTTGCTTTCAACTTTTGctgtcaccgtcccacctgtgggacACTTGGAACTCTATGTTTCGTTTGTCTTTTTTCCCTATCACATATTTTAAGAATCATCAtgaattatatatcattttaaaGCTTAAAACTAATTAACCCCCTAAATAATATCTCACAGGAACCAAAATTTTTACATTAACTTCAAATTTGGGACATAACTTATTCAGACAGAAGGCTTTAATTTCATAGCCATCCGTCAGCATGGTCtgtcagtcatctctccttactctcgTACCATGATGTTAAATCTAACTCCTGCAGCTCATGTTGAATGCAGGGTTGCcaaatctgtgttttttttcccccgtggaattgggctactgTTGCCATCTGTTGATTTTTTCCCTGTGGGTTtaaggtttgaaatattgcataaattacatttgactgaaatgcttgtaatGCCCACAATAAACTGTGGTAGATGTTAAGTTTTGTGAAGGATTTATGATCAGTCTGcataacagtgactgtaaaatatgtattttaggtatggaaatgacatattttgagtTCTGATATTATATAAGCCCCCTCATCTGCATCAGGCTCCCACTGTCCTCTttttgaaaaactgaaatatgGTCACTCTAGTTCTTCTAGACTCATCCAATCAATGAAGGCCTAAAAGAAGAGAGCTGTTGTGAATGGCTGCTTGCTAAATGAATattaatagattaaaaaaaaaactttcatttgtTCTTCTTTAACCTACAAACTGAGTACTATCTCAGTCTGCCTCAGTTGGATTGGTTAAGCTTGTTTCTGAGCTGACCAAAATTACACCACCACTGCAGACCAGCATCACTTCTTCATTTGCACCATTATGAGAACATCCAGTCTCTGCCTAGCACAAAAGAGGATGCCATTTCTAAAACCTGACAAGGTGAGACTATGGTAATTTTGTAATACATTAATCAAGATCAGTAATAATAAGCTATATCTTTGGAAACACATCATATTAATGTAGAGTATTTTATGTTGTAGCCTATGTATGTATCCATGTCAGATTTGTAGCCTTGTAAAGCATTACTCTGTGGAAAGAGTAATTTTGTGTCTCTGGTACATGTAtatttgattctgattggtcaatcgtAGCATTCATagtcaaatattttttaataatagacGTTTTTCACAGACTATTATAAagcatataaaaaaaattaatatcgtcattttaaataatttacattaaacATGCAGGCTACATTATACTTTGATGTACATTATATACTGAAGTTGACAAAACGGGTAACACTGCTGCGATGAGGTTTCTAACtagctaaaaatagctaaaaataATATTCGCTACTGTTTCTAATTCACCTCTGTAGAGGTTTACCCTGCCAGTTTACTTCCTCATTCTAATCTCGgaaaaatgtgaaaaggctcaATAATGTAGTTCAAATATGTATCACAATATtctctttttgttttcttcataGATCAAAGTGTAACTCCATGACCGCATGTGTGTGGATGCTTGTGTCTTTGTTTTTCGGTAATGATACTATTTAATCTGtaaaatttatttcaaatattgaACACCAGgttgaaatgtatttttattttattaaaatatttatttattatataaatttgtattattaaattattaataatattattttcacAGTGGAACTGCAAACTAATAATAAATTGTGCTCAGTAATGAAAAGCAACAAATCATGGATAAATCAGTCATGTAGAGATAACTGTAGATTCATTTGGATTTCAGAAACTGTGCAAATGTCATTTGAGGTATCAGATCTGCAGATAAATGATACTGGCACTTACAAATGTGCTGTGACAAGAGTAATACCACCTCCGCGTGTGCTTTTGAGAGAAGAAAGAACATTTGTCCAAGTGATTGGTAAGTCATGACCAGTAACACAAATGTAACACATACACTTTGTGCTGTTAATAAATGAGCATTTTAATATAACTGTCTTATATTTCTTATAGCACAACCCATTGTGTCTGTGTCACATGGAAGATCATTGGGTGAATTTCCCACGGTCGTGTGCCACTCTGAGGGGTTTTACCCTTCTGCTCTAGAGCAGATGTGGATGAGAAATGGAGAATTTCAGAACGCCTCTCTCACATACAGCATTAACAAAACTAACTCAGATGGATCATTCACCACCCATTCATATCTGAATATAACTGACTGTGTGAACTACTCCTGTTGGGTAAACCACTCAACCCTGAGCCAACCAATAATACGCCAGTTGAGTCCTACTGATTGTTACGGGAACAGAGACATGTTTAACGGTATTACACATTATATAAATACACCTGTTTATTCAGTATAGAAACATTACAATACAAAATTACCCTACAGTAACTCTCACTTACAGGTTATATTATTCAGATATCTTTGTTCATCTCTGCACTGCTAGCTTCCTCCTGATCATCGTAGCAATCTGTGAGTATGCTATTGAATTTAAAATATGATCCCATTTCCAACACAATGTCTTTCTCAGGCTTTCATAAATATGAATCTCTTTGATCAGAGCCACCCATTTATTTTATGCATCAATCATCTGCTCAGTGAAATCACTTAATTTAGCCTGCCAGAAATGTAGCTAATGCATTTCCGCCACCTACTGGTCTGTAGTGTGGACATAGAGCCAACTAATAATCTTCACTTGTGTTAAAAAAgacaataatatatttaaatataggacTATATTTGTTAATCATCAACAGACTTTCTTCTTTGTACGTGTAATCGTGAATCAATTATTTTATCCTTGTGATAGTGTATGAAGTGCTACCCACGTTTTAGCACATTTATTAGAGTGAGAGTAGCTACATCCTGATAGGTATTTCCTGTTGACAAAGATGTGCAAGCTCAGTTCAGCTCATTTATTATGACTGTAGTGTATGCTCTGAAAATTTTTCCTGCTGACAGGATGTGCTGCTCTTGTTGAAATTAAAGGTAGATTACTGATTCTGAGTGGATTTTCACAACACCTATCACAAGTTCAACAGTTTATCAATTCATCAAGCAGGCTTCTGTGTAACAGCTTTTCCTGCAAAACACAACTTTGCTAGCTAGAGGGCGCCATTGtccaatttataaaaatgccggTCCATTGCACCCTCAGTCTTTACTTTATCATTTTttcgaataaaaaataaagccaaaatattctGCCTGAATTACCAAGGGCCCATTACCCATATATTTGTTTTCAACTATTGATGaacacatttattttagtttgaatTATTACTCTGTGGGTTATTTAACcagaaggcttttgtctttcaaacacatacACTTTCACTGTTATGTAATAGATTACGCTacgtaacggattacaatttgtaattaATCCACTAGCTCTGTTTATGATGTGTATGCTTCCATAGACAATGTATATCTGTATGCTTCTACCAACTACAATGAATCTTTCGCTTCTCGAATCAAAGGAGTCGAATCTTGAATCATTTCCTTCGAGCATGCGCACAAGACAAAGTCACGTCACCCGTAGTCGCGCGGAGCGGATCTGCTGGAAGTGTCTTGTGCGCCAGGCAGCAGGAGTTGTCCACATGTGGATGAAAGGAAAACACGGTCAGTATATCTGTTTGTAGTGATGTAGCGAGCTTGCTTATAGCTAATATACGTTTAAAAGCTCcagttattaaattaaaaattatttgaaaCTAATAGTTGTAAAGAAAACGGTAAGAAAAGACAACCAAAGATAGAATCGAGGCCACGTTAACTTCGGCTAGGCTAAGTTAGCGGTTTCggtttgtaataattatttttaagtattttttaaaagcGAAATATGTAGAAATGTAAATATTGAATGAAGTTTTAATATATGAGATATAAAACTAGGCCACCGTTAGCTCGTGTTACTTAAGTTTAGTTGGGCAACTGCATTTTTCCTGTGTGAGTAACGTTAACTGACCAAATAAGCTTATAAAGAGCAGTAATCAGCAATATGTATGAATGAACAAAAGTGAAAAAAATGTTCCACGTCTTTAATCCGCAAGCGCCCTAGATAATATATTAATAGGTTAAACTATAACACAGAAtttcaaaattatattatatgtatattaaatTATATGTATACGAGTTATATATGGCTGTTTAGGTCCATTGACTACTACTGGTCATTTCCGTCACAGTTTTGTTTTTCAAACGGTCGTGATGTATTTAGCGCGCCATCCTGCTGCTCTGTCCCGCCGTCTGACCGCCCAGCTTTGTGTTGATCACTTGTTGTAGTGCACACTAGATTTACATAGACAGCCAAGATCTTAGGAGCATATGTCTTTGGACATAATATATAGAATATAACCTGATCTGAACTTCCAAAAATgtccaatttaaaataattgctttctattgtacagttttcagtgtcacatgatctttcagaaatcattctaataggctgattccTTGTTCAATAAACTTTTCTTAtcaattttgaaaatattttgctTAATATGTTTGTGGAACAGGCGTGGgcatttttcagaattctttaaaGAACTTGGTTAGGAATTTATATTCTTGCAAATGAATATATGTACTCATACAAGTCTCTGTATTCCCAGAAGTTGGACCTGAATTTCAGCTGAACAGCTAACGATGAAGAAAGAAATAGCAGCGGTGGTATTTTTCCTGAAGCGGCTGATAAAGAAGGCTGAGAAGTTGGATGCGGAAAAGGTGGACCTGTTTGTGGTGCGGTTAACGGTAGCATTGCAAGAGAAGTACAAGGGTCACTGGTATCCTGACAACCCCAGCAAGGGCCAAGCATTCAGGTACAGCACTCTGATAAGCAGTACTGTAGTAATAGTAATCTCACATTCTTTAGTTTCACAGACAGTCAGAACAGGATACGTGTGATGCGTCACATGTTAAAATGAGCCATAAATGTATCCTGTGCAGGTGCATCAGGGTGAACCGCTTCCATAAAGAGGATGCTGAATTGCTCAGAGCGTGTGCTGAGAGTGGAGTGCAGTACAAGGACCTTGGTCTGCCTAAGGAGCTCACGCTTTGGGTGGACCCTGGAGAGGTTTGCTGTAGGTAAGTGTATGAAATGAAGctgatttttttctgtttgttaaatgaatagttcaaaatgaacaaaaaatgaaaattctgtcattaattactcaacctcatgtcgttccaaacccataagacctttgttcatcttcattttttttgatgaaatctgagagctttccgatcctacatagacagcaagggtcctaccacagttaagtaaaatagtttaaaatagtctatgtgacttCTCACGCGTCTATGTGAGAATGCTTTTTGTAAacaggacccttgctgtctacgaagggtcagagagctcttggatttcatctaaaatatcttaatttgtgttctgaagatgaaagactGGTTTAgactgacatgagggtgagtaattaatgacagaattttcatttttgggtgaactcttctTTTAAGAAGTGCTCTGCTGGTTTGTTTTTTGACATATTTCTGAATTGGCTACAGGTATGGCGAGAGGAATCATGGTTTCACTGTAGCCACCTTCTCAAGTGATGACGATGATGATAAAGAGGATGTGACAAAGAAAGTGACGAGCGCTGTGGAAAGGGTCACGTCAGATTACCATTCCGGATCCTCCTCGGATGAGGACACCAGCTGTAGAGAGGTCCAGTACACCCCACCTCTCCACAACCACACTCCATACCAGGTACAAAATGTCCTAAATGTGTTTGTATTGCCTTGATTGCCACAGGTACACTACTGTTGCtactttttatgcatttgaaagtctcttctgctcatcaagtgacatttatttgatcaaaaatacagtaatattgtgaaatataatttaagatctttctattttaattaattttataatgtttttattattcataTGATGGcaaactccagtcttcagtgtaacatgatctttcaaaaattatttaaatttgctcAATTGGTGCAGTTATccctgttgaaaacagttatgctacTTAATACTTTTGAAacgttataaatgtattttaggaTCACTTTTAAGCAATTTATTGCATCCCTGCTgattaattgttaaaaaaaaatactttcacTATTTCTATCATATATTTAactgaaagttttttttctttttaattttgtaaGAAATTTACAGTTAAAACCCAACTTTCACACATTGCTTGAAGAAAAGGTGCAACACTATTAGAAAAATAAACCTAAACTTCATTGATTTGTATTTATGCGTTGATTATAGCTGATATGGcgttaaatataatatttagtgtacatttgattaaaaattaagCTATTTGAATAAATTGTAGACTTAGTTTAGCTGAGTTTTAatctgtaaaatatatatataatataaataatatgtaCTTATACATTTtcagtcagaagtttttggatagtaagatttttttaaaagaagtttcttctgcttaccaagcctgcatttatttgatctaaagtacagcaaaaactgtaacattgtaaaatatttgtactatttaaaataaagttttctattagaatatattttaaaatgaaatgtaaattatttctgtgatcaaagctacattttcaacatcgttactctagtcttcagtgtcacatgaaccttcagaaatcattctaatatactaattttctgttcaagaaacagcaatattttattattattaacattatttaaaacagttgagtaatttttttttcaagattctttgagtagaaagatcagcatttatctgaaataaaaagcttttgtaacattatacactatgccattcaaaagattggagtcagtataatttggggggattatagaaattaatacttttaggttgctttaaattgatcaaaggtgatgatagagacatttataatgttgttaTAATGTTCTCTTGAACTTtccatttatcaaagaaacctgaactaattctactcagctattttcaacattctaataataataaatgctttttgagcaacaaattagaatgctttctgaaggatcatgtgactagtaatgatgctttgaaatctcaggaataa encodes:
- the btg3 gene encoding protein BTG3, coding for MKKEIAAVVFFLKRLIKKAEKLDAEKVDLFVVRLTVALQEKYKGHWYPDNPSKGQAFRCIRVNRFHKEDAELLRACAESGVQYKDLGLPKELTLWVDPGEVCCRYGERNHGFTVATFSSDDDDDKEDVTKKVTSAVERVTSDYHSGSSSDEDTSCREVQYTPPLHNHTPYQLVYASAPLWHPIPRKKFGPGKGHYPQRPHYMIRPPCRPNHSYKPHSWVQQGYRSKHGYWGSTSNLVSNQLQ